Proteins from a genomic interval of Ndongobacter massiliensis:
- a CDS encoding Gfo/Idh/MocA family protein has translation MKYALIGCGRIAPNHVKAVLENKLEFVAACDLVEEKVDALLEKTGYPHPETVEKYTDYHKMLDEHPEIVFVSIATESGNHAEIASECIARGIHVIIEKPMAMSLEDADRLIAQAEKKNVKICVSHQNRFNVAVRKLRSAIDANRFTRLSHGSIHVRWNRDHNYYEQAPWRGTWAQDGGCLMNQCIHGIDLLRWMLGDEIDEVYGVTRQQFHDYLEAEDVGLAVVKFKNGAVGTIEGTTNVYPKNLEETLYVFGETGTVKLGGKSCNAIDVWDFADATEEDRDIAGLHEQTTNVYGNGHTALFADMVEAIEQDRAPFVDGHAGRRALELVLAIYKSQKTGQPVKLPLQSFASEEMKGMFGK, from the coding sequence ATGAAATACGCATTGATTGGCTGCGGGCGCATTGCGCCGAATCACGTCAAGGCGGTTTTAGAAAATAAGCTGGAATTTGTTGCCGCCTGTGATTTGGTGGAAGAAAAGGTGGACGCTCTATTGGAAAAAACCGGATATCCGCATCCGGAAACGGTTGAAAAATATACCGATTATCACAAGATGTTGGATGAACATCCGGAGATTGTCTTTGTCAGTATCGCGACGGAAAGTGGCAATCATGCGGAAATTGCCTCCGAGTGCATTGCGCGGGGCATCCACGTTATTATTGAAAAACCGATGGCGATGTCTCTGGAAGATGCGGATCGTCTGATTGCGCAGGCGGAGAAAAAGAATGTAAAAATTTGCGTGTCCCATCAGAATCGTTTTAATGTCGCCGTTCGCAAACTGCGCAGCGCTATTGATGCCAATCGCTTCACCCGCTTATCTCACGGATCCATTCATGTGCGTTGGAATCGCGACCATAACTATTATGAACAGGCACCGTGGCGCGGAACCTGGGCACAGGACGGCGGCTGCTTGATGAACCAATGCATTCACGGAATCGACTTGTTGCGTTGGATGCTGGGTGATGAAATTGACGAGGTTTACGGCGTGACCCGGCAGCAGTTCCACGACTATTTAGAAGCGGAAGATGTCGGTCTGGCCGTGGTCAAGTTTAAAAACGGCGCGGTCGGTACCATTGAAGGGACGACGAATGTCTATCCGAAAAATCTGGAAGAGACGCTCTATGTTTTTGGAGAAACCGGAACGGTAAAATTAGGCGGGAAGTCCTGCAACGCGATTGATGTCTGGGATTTTGCCGATGCGACGGAAGAAGACCGCGATATTGCCGGATTACATGAGCAGACGACAAATGTATATGGAAACGGACATACCGCGCTTTTTGCGGATATGGTCGAGGCGATCGAACAGGATCGCGCGCCCTTTGTTGACGGGCACGCCGGTCGTCGCGCCTTAGAACTGGTTTTAGCGATTTATAAGAGTCAAAAAACAGGACAACCTGTTAAATTGCCGTTGCAGTCTTTTGCTTCGGAAGAAATGAAAGGGATGTTTGGAAAGTGA
- a CDS encoding glycosyltransferase, whose product METWDLLYIAFVDLSETAGSGSSVRPQKMLRAFEEIGLKIKVLDGWNNQRGLRRMRVRKILDWISGNRPRLCYIEPPAGPIFNRIDLHLIERLHKERVPIGLFYRDCYWMFPETYRDSVTIGSRTLREKCKLWLIEQMHRRDLRIFKENIDCFFLPSATMAQEMRLQETWVALPPGCDVSDNINEGVARRVVRKEPGEPLRILFVGSISEDMGTGFLLDTVRQAVEKEAAIELLLVCPEAQWEKSVYKETYSTASWLHCYHVQMGTGLEEVYARADVCVIPRKKTRYNDFAMPIKLFEYLSMERPVLVTDCKEVADFVTRFDVGWVVPFETQAFVTQLRTLAENTKLIEEKRNEVRLAAQKNSWEERAKRVIEVLSESTSAEGDSSIL is encoded by the coding sequence ATGGAAACATGGGATCTCCTTTACATCGCGTTTGTCGATCTCTCGGAGACGGCCGGGTCCGGCTCTTCGGTGCGTCCGCAAAAGATGCTACGCGCCTTTGAAGAAATCGGGCTGAAAATCAAAGTCCTAGATGGATGGAACAATCAGCGCGGGCTGCGGCGCATGCGCGTGCGGAAAATACTGGACTGGATTTCGGGCAATCGACCGAGACTCTGCTATATTGAGCCGCCAGCCGGACCGATTTTTAACCGCATTGATTTGCATCTGATTGAGCGCTTGCACAAGGAGCGGGTGCCCATCGGCTTGTTTTATCGCGATTGCTATTGGATGTTTCCGGAAACCTATCGCGACAGCGTAACCATCGGCAGTCGAACATTGCGAGAAAAATGCAAATTGTGGCTGATCGAGCAAATGCACCGTCGTGATTTGCGTATATTCAAAGAAAATATTGACTGTTTTTTCCTCCCTTCAGCAACGATGGCGCAGGAAATGAGGCTGCAAGAGACATGGGTCGCACTTCCGCCGGGTTGTGACGTTTCCGACAATATCAATGAGGGTGTTGCGAGACGGGTAGTTCGAAAGGAGCCGGGCGAGCCTTTACGAATTCTTTTTGTGGGATCAATCTCGGAAGACATGGGTACAGGCTTTTTGTTGGATACGGTTCGTCAGGCTGTCGAAAAAGAGGCGGCCATCGAACTGCTACTGGTTTGTCCCGAAGCGCAGTGGGAAAAAAGTGTCTACAAAGAGACGTATAGTACGGCATCCTGGCTACACTGCTATCATGTTCAAATGGGCACCGGCTTAGAAGAGGTATATGCGCGTGCCGATGTTTGTGTTATTCCGCGAAAAAAGACACGATACAATGATTTTGCGATGCCGATCAAATTGTTCGAGTATCTTTCGATGGAGAGACCCGTTTTGGTAACTGACTGTAAAGAGGTCGCTGATTTTGTTACCCGCTTTGATGTCGGTTGGGTAGTGCCTTTTGAAACACAGGCCTTTGTTACACAACTTCGGACATTAGCAGAAAATACAAAATTAATCGAAGAAAAGAGAAACGAGGTCCGTCTTGCCGCGCAGAAAAATAGCTGGGAAGAACGCGCTAAGCGCGTAATCGAGGTTCTTTCCGAATCGACATCCGCGGAAGGAGATTCATCGATTTTATGA
- the wecB gene encoding non-hydrolyzing UDP-N-acetylglucosamine 2-epimerase: protein MNYWKRNEGKTMHKLLSIVGARPQFVKEAVVQHEIKRHPNLQEVVVHTGQHYDANMSGTFFELFHMKKPDYNLGISGGSHGKMTGEMLIALEPIFQKEAPDLVLLYGDTNSTLAGALAAAKLKIPVTHIEAGLRQNPKDMPEEINRVLTDHIAAYLFAPSERAINNLAAEGLRDKVYFSGDVMYDVFLHMKPRFIDDYYKQLGLEEGRYIVLTMHRDFNVDTKEKLEPMLRSLAAINREVPIVFPIHPRTRQRIAEFHLESLLDGWHVVEPLDYLQLMGLTQHCLLAITDSGGYQKETYFSGKNALVLMEDTSWIELVEEGVNTLTDAAHLVEDFQRMTDVRVKEGIYGSGDAAKKIITTVEQSLSDHLLK from the coding sequence ATGAACTACTGGAAGAGAAACGAGGGAAAAACCATGCATAAGCTGCTTTCCATTGTCGGGGCACGTCCGCAGTTTGTAAAAGAGGCGGTCGTCCAACATGAAATTAAGCGACATCCGAATTTGCAGGAAGTGGTCGTTCATACCGGGCAACACTACGATGCTAATATGTCCGGGACATTTTTTGAACTCTTTCATATGAAAAAGCCGGATTACAACTTGGGGATTTCCGGCGGCTCTCATGGAAAAATGACCGGCGAAATGCTGATTGCCTTGGAGCCGATTTTTCAAAAAGAAGCGCCGGATTTGGTGCTTCTCTACGGGGACACCAATTCGACATTGGCCGGTGCTCTGGCGGCGGCGAAGTTGAAAATTCCCGTGACGCATATTGAGGCTGGGTTGCGACAAAATCCGAAAGATATGCCGGAAGAAATCAATCGCGTGTTGACCGACCACATCGCCGCCTATCTCTTCGCACCCAGCGAGCGAGCCATCAACAACTTAGCGGCTGAGGGATTGCGCGACAAGGTTTATTTCTCAGGTGACGTCATGTATGATGTGTTTTTGCATATGAAGCCGCGATTTATCGATGATTATTACAAACAGCTGGGTTTGGAAGAGGGACGTTACATCGTGTTGACGATGCATCGCGATTTTAACGTAGACACAAAAGAAAAACTCGAGCCGATGCTTCGCTCTCTTGCGGCCATCAATCGAGAAGTACCCATTGTATTCCCCATCCATCCGCGCACGCGGCAACGCATTGCGGAGTTTCATTTGGAATCGCTTTTGGACGGTTGGCACGTGGTTGAACCATTGGATTATTTGCAGCTGATGGGGCTCACGCAGCACTGCCTTCTTGCCATAACCGATAGTGGCGGATATCAAAAAGAGACATATTTTTCCGGGAAAAATGCACTGGTGCTCATGGAAGATACGAGTTGGATTGAATTGGTTGAGGAGGGGGTCAACACCTTGACCGATGCGGCGCATCTCGTTGAAGATTTTCAGCGAATGACCGATGTCCGCGTTAAAGAAGGCATTTACGGAAGCGGCGATGCGGCAAAAAAGATTATCACTACGGTGGAGCAGAGTTTATCGGATCATCTGCTCAAATAG
- a CDS encoding glycosyltransferase → MKLFVLATAYPDPSGSVASMFIHTRNKYYLQQGHSVTVLNFQAEQGYEMEGIRVLSPAEYAQSDESYDLLLSHAPNLRNHYRFLKKYDSRFPKIVFFFHGHEVLKLSDVYPKPFPYVKTRNTFLQDRYDEWKVRKWNAYFQKNQEKVHLIFVSHWLYDKFRQYVSLPESVAVSISSVIHNSVAAVFEQQSQDQSVEKEYDFISIRSNMDDAKYGVDIVNDLALRFPQYQFCLIGKGEFFSHFPQAENLTWINRTLAHPEMLTYLDRSRCALMPTREDTQGVMSCEMLTYGLPLITSNIDVCQEIFGEFPNAYLVPNDATQIELPEIMEQIKNAGLIDKPTRYFAKNTIEKELALFEQMIR, encoded by the coding sequence ATGAAGCTTTTTGTCCTTGCGACGGCCTATCCGGATCCCTCCGGCAGTGTCGCGTCCATGTTCATCCATACAAGGAATAAGTACTATCTTCAACAGGGTCATTCCGTAACCGTCTTGAATTTTCAAGCGGAACAGGGTTATGAAATGGAAGGAATCCGGGTACTTTCTCCCGCAGAATATGCACAGTCGGATGAAAGCTATGACCTGCTTTTGTCGCATGCGCCAAATCTACGAAATCACTACCGCTTTTTAAAAAAATACGATAGCCGTTTCCCAAAGATTGTTTTCTTTTTTCACGGTCATGAAGTGCTCAAGCTTTCCGATGTGTATCCCAAACCCTTTCCTTATGTAAAAACACGGAATACCTTTTTACAGGATCGATATGACGAATGGAAAGTCCGCAAATGGAATGCCTATTTCCAAAAGAATCAGGAAAAAGTCCATTTAATCTTTGTCAGCCATTGGCTTTACGATAAATTTCGGCAATACGTCTCGCTCCCTGAATCGGTGGCTGTGTCGATTTCTTCCGTCATTCACAATTCCGTCGCTGCCGTTTTTGAGCAACAGTCGCAGGATCAAAGCGTTGAGAAAGAATATGATTTTATCTCCATTCGCAGTAATATGGACGATGCCAAATACGGCGTCGATATCGTCAATGACCTTGCTCTGCGATTTCCACAGTATCAATTCTGCCTGATCGGAAAGGGTGAATTCTTTAGTCACTTCCCACAAGCCGAAAATTTGACTTGGATCAATCGCACCTTAGCCCATCCGGAAATGCTTACGTATTTGGACCGTTCTCGTTGCGCACTGATGCCGACGCGTGAAGATACCCAGGGGGTCATGTCCTGTGAAATGCTAACCTACGGTCTGCCGCTCATTACTTCAAATATTGACGTGTGTCAGGAAATTTTCGGTGAATTTCCGAATGCCTACCTTGTGCCGAATGACGCCACACAAATTGAATTGCCCGAAATTATGGAGCAGATCAAAAATGCCGGCTTGATCGACAAGCCGACACGTTATTTCGCGAAAAATACGATTGAAAAGGAATTGGCGCTATTTGAGCAGATGATCCGATAA
- a CDS encoding glycosyltransferase, with protein sequence MKKLFVFTDQYPYGTGESFFETELSYLEKRFSVTIITMAAKSDIYRKVSPETQIISYQDQKSPRIVIQSLFLALKNLRREKLSFVDLSRRKDAIHFFGWSYRFMTFLKQKKLLIDDAIYYTYWHKQQTLALVLAKKYLNWKPCRIVSRIHGHDLYKERTKNNYQPFKRSLLQDIDALYFISRAGEVYYEENYGSKPKHEVQYLGVRTTYDAQSFHLSKSHTIVTCSALIPLKRVDIIIDALSLLKTPIHWVHFGTGPLQNCLQEQAEKKLVENKRITYQFMGQVKNDKIHEFYRNNQVDLFINTSSSEGVPISILEALSYGIPSLATDVGGSKEALLNQNFLLPADVTPEELAKRMEAFFLLPFEQQFQYRKAATNLWKSRFNSEIQFTKFALLLAGGTEQINKL encoded by the coding sequence ATGAAAAAATTATTTGTTTTCACGGATCAATATCCTTATGGCACAGGAGAGTCTTTTTTTGAAACAGAGCTTTCTTATTTGGAAAAGCGCTTTTCTGTAACGATTATTACGATGGCAGCTAAGAGTGATATCTATCGGAAGGTTTCACCAGAGACGCAGATCATTTCCTACCAAGATCAGAAAAGCCCAAGAATAGTTATTCAATCCTTATTTTTAGCCTTGAAAAATTTGCGACGCGAAAAACTTTCTTTTGTTGATTTGTCACGAAGAAAGGATGCAATACACTTTTTTGGATGGTCATATCGTTTTATGACATTTCTAAAACAAAAAAAACTGCTTATCGACGATGCAATTTATTACACCTATTGGCACAAACAACAAACTTTGGCACTAGTTTTGGCAAAAAAATACTTAAACTGGAAGCCTTGTCGTATTGTTTCGAGAATACATGGTCATGATTTGTACAAAGAACGTACAAAAAATAATTATCAACCGTTCAAACGCTCGTTATTACAAGATATCGATGCGCTATACTTTATTTCGAGAGCCGGAGAAGTCTATTATGAGGAAAACTACGGGTCTAAACCAAAACATGAAGTTCAATACCTAGGGGTTCGAACTACTTATGATGCTCAAAGTTTTCATCTGTCAAAGAGCCATACTATTGTAACTTGTTCGGCTCTAATTCCCTTAAAACGAGTAGATATCATTATTGATGCGCTGTCCTTACTGAAAACGCCTATACATTGGGTCCATTTTGGCACAGGCCCCCTACAGAATTGTTTGCAGGAACAAGCTGAAAAAAAGTTAGTAGAAAACAAAAGGATTACCTATCAATTTATGGGACAAGTGAAAAATGATAAAATTCATGAGTTTTATCGAAACAATCAAGTAGATCTTTTTATAAACACCTCAAGTTCAGAAGGAGTTCCGATTTCTATTTTGGAGGCGCTCTCTTATGGCATACCTTCCTTGGCAACAGATGTAGGGGGATCAAAAGAAGCTTTATTGAATCAAAATTTTTTGCTACCGGCGGATGTTACTCCTGAAGAACTGGCAAAACGTATGGAAGCATTTTTCCTGCTACCTTTTGAACAACAATTTCAGTATCGGAAGGCAGCAACAAACTTGTGGAAAAGCAGATTTAATTCCGAAATACAGTTTACAAAATTTGCGTTATTATTGGCAGGAGGTACTGAGCAAATAAATAAGTTGTAG
- a CDS encoding acyltransferase, which translates to MKREGTQLQNDVFVHESSYVDENVEIGAGTKIWHFCHIQSGARIGEGCSFGQNVNVSNHVKIGNHVKVQNNVSLYEGVELGDYVFCGPSCVFTNDLTPRAKYPKGPAGYHVTHVQEGASIGANATIVCGHTVGAWALVAAGAVVTKDVPPHALVAGVPAKRIGWACECGSLLNDDLSCPHCHRQYETLENGEGLKEK; encoded by the coding sequence GTGAAGCGCGAAGGGACACAGCTACAGAACGATGTGTTCGTTCACGAGAGCAGTTATGTCGATGAGAATGTAGAGATCGGTGCCGGTACAAAAATTTGGCACTTTTGCCACATTCAGTCCGGAGCGCGAATCGGCGAAGGCTGCAGTTTCGGACAAAATGTCAATGTTTCCAATCATGTAAAAATCGGCAACCATGTCAAAGTTCAGAATAATGTTTCGCTTTATGAGGGTGTAGAGCTGGGGGATTATGTGTTTTGCGGCCCCTCCTGTGTGTTTACGAACGATCTGACGCCACGGGCCAAATATCCGAAAGGACCGGCCGGATACCATGTCACGCACGTCCAAGAGGGGGCGAGTATCGGTGCAAATGCGACGATTGTTTGCGGCCATACCGTCGGTGCATGGGCGCTGGTTGCCGCCGGCGCGGTCGTGACAAAGGATGTGCCGCCGCATGCCTTGGTAGCGGGTGTTCCGGCAAAGCGGATCGGTTGGGCGTGTGAATGCGGCAGTCTCTTGAATGATGATTTATCCTGTCCCCATTGCCATCGGCAGTACGAAACATTGGAAAACGGGGAAGGTCTGAAAGAAAAGTGA
- a CDS encoding DegT/DnrJ/EryC1/StrS aminotransferase family protein — translation MQFIDLGRQYQKIKEDVDQRLQAVVDAQHFIMGPEVQELEEALAAYVGRKYCLTCSSGTSALFIPLFAYGLKETDAVFVSSFTYFASAETVNLAGGTPVFIDSDETYNLDPALLEQAIEKTIQEGKLTPRGIVAVDLFGLMPDYERLAQIAKKYDLFLLADAAQSFGAARNGKKSCAYGDVAATSFFPAKPLGCYGDGGAIFTDDDALYELMASIRVHGHGASKYDNVRIGINGRLDTMQAAVLLAKLPVLDEERRRKNEIAKKYTERLYGVFHTPIIPEGCETALAQYTLMARDEKQREAILSGMKAKNIPTMIYYQTPMHMQTAYAYLGYQPEDLPNSADYSSRVFSLPMHAYLTEEEIDEICDTLLTLVR, via the coding sequence ATGCAGTTTATTGATCTGGGAAGGCAATATCAAAAAATTAAAGAAGATGTCGATCAACGCTTGCAAGCGGTCGTTGATGCGCAACATTTTATTATGGGCCCCGAAGTACAGGAGTTGGAAGAGGCTCTCGCCGCGTACGTGGGGCGAAAGTATTGCCTGACATGTTCCAGCGGTACCAGCGCATTGTTTATTCCGCTTTTTGCCTATGGCTTGAAAGAAACGGACGCCGTTTTTGTCTCCTCGTTTACGTATTTTGCATCTGCTGAAACGGTGAATTTAGCGGGCGGCACACCCGTCTTTATTGATTCCGATGAAACCTATAATTTAGACCCGGCGCTTTTGGAACAGGCGATTGAAAAAACGATTCAAGAGGGCAAGCTGACGCCGCGCGGCATTGTTGCCGTCGATTTATTCGGCTTAATGCCGGATTATGAACGTCTCGCGCAGATCGCAAAAAAATACGATTTATTTCTTTTGGCGGATGCCGCGCAAAGTTTCGGCGCGGCGCGCAACGGAAAAAAATCATGCGCCTATGGCGATGTGGCGGCGACATCCTTTTTCCCGGCGAAACCGCTCGGTTGTTATGGGGACGGAGGCGCGATTTTCACGGATGACGACGCACTTTATGAATTGATGGCTTCCATTCGTGTCCACGGACATGGCGCATCCAAGTATGATAATGTGCGCATCGGTATTAACGGCCGTTTGGACACCATGCAAGCGGCGGTTCTCCTGGCGAAACTTCCGGTGTTAGATGAGGAACGTCGTCGGAAGAATGAAATTGCCAAAAAGTACACCGAGCGTTTATACGGGGTATTTCATACCCCAATCATTCCGGAGGGCTGTGAGACGGCGTTAGCACAATACACGCTGATGGCGCGCGATGAAAAGCAGCGAGAAGCGATTCTTTCCGGCATGAAAGCGAAGAATATTCCAACCATGATTTATTATCAGACACCCATGCATATGCAAACAGCCTATGCGTATCTTGGCTATCAGCCGGAAGATTTGCCGAATTCAGCAGATTACAGCAGTCGGGTGTTCAGCTTGCCGATGCATGCTTACCTGACAGAAGAGGAAATCGACGAAATTTGCGATACATTATTGACGCTCGTTCGGTAA
- a CDS encoding glycosyltransferase family 4 protein yields MRVWLINNYATPPRYGGLVRHSYFAKFFRQRGHDFRIFTSSQIHNTTVNLISGNECFRECELDGVPYTFVRSMSYTKNNWRRIANMLDFPLHCKKAMKQLYASGEKPDVIYASSPMPLSSKTAFHFAEKRGIPTVFEVRDLWPKSIVDYSRLTDRNLIIRALYGLEASLYKRADRIIFTMAGGEAYLHDRGLDSVLRDKKIDQVNNGVDFKEFLREAQEYRYEDSDLEDTATLKIVYSGSIRHIYDFGCIVETAALCQKALPQVRFLIYGDGTEREEMTARATAMGLQNIKFKGRVEKPFIPSILQRADLALLHHKQVDLARYGLSPNKLFEYLAAGCPVLSTVQSKYSLLKDAHCGFESRSQDPQEIAHAIQRFAGLPEEEKQHMRKQARQTAEQHDYRVLSEKLENIFDELLEEKRGKNHA; encoded by the coding sequence ATGAGGGTTTGGCTGATTAACAATTATGCGACCCCGCCCCGCTACGGGGGGCTCGTTCGACATTCGTACTTTGCGAAGTTTTTTCGCCAAAGAGGGCATGATTTTCGTATTTTTACGTCTTCACAAATTCACAACACCACAGTCAATTTGATTTCCGGGAATGAGTGTTTTCGTGAATGTGAATTGGACGGTGTGCCCTATACTTTTGTTCGCAGCATGAGCTACACCAAGAATAATTGGCGGCGCATTGCCAATATGTTGGATTTTCCGCTTCATTGCAAAAAGGCCATGAAACAACTCTATGCTTCCGGAGAAAAACCGGATGTAATTTACGCCTCGTCCCCGATGCCGCTTTCGAGTAAAACGGCCTTTCATTTTGCGGAGAAACGTGGGATTCCAACCGTTTTTGAAGTCAGAGATCTATGGCCGAAGTCAATTGTCGATTATAGTCGTTTGACCGACCGCAACCTGATCATTCGAGCGCTGTACGGATTGGAAGCCTCGCTGTACAAGCGTGCGGATCGTATCATTTTTACGATGGCGGGGGGCGAAGCTTATTTACATGATCGTGGCCTGGACTCGGTGTTGCGGGATAAAAAAATTGATCAAGTTAACAATGGTGTGGACTTCAAAGAATTTCTGCGGGAAGCGCAGGAATATCGGTATGAGGATTCTGATTTAGAGGATACGGCAACGCTGAAAATTGTTTACAGCGGTTCCATTCGTCATATCTACGACTTCGGTTGCATTGTAGAGACGGCCGCCCTTTGCCAAAAGGCCCTTCCGCAGGTGCGATTTTTAATTTACGGCGACGGCACGGAACGCGAGGAGATGACGGCGCGCGCCACCGCTATGGGCTTACAAAATATCAAATTTAAAGGGCGCGTAGAAAAACCGTTTATTCCGTCCATTTTGCAACGCGCCGATTTGGCCTTGCTTCACCATAAACAGGTGGATTTGGCTCGCTATGGACTCAGCCCGAATAAATTGTTCGAGTACTTGGCGGCGGGTTGTCCGGTATTATCAACCGTGCAGAGCAAATACTCCTTGTTGAAAGATGCCCATTGCGGGTTCGAGAGCCGTTCGCAGGATCCGCAGGAGATTGCACATGCGATTCAGCGATTCGCAGGACTACCGGAAGAGGAAAAACAGCATATGCGCAAACAGGCGCGGCAGACGGCCGAGCAACATGATTATCGCGTGCTTTCTGAAAAACTGGAGAACATATTTGATGAACTACTGGAAGAGAAACGAGGGAAAAACCATGCATAA